The window TTTGAAATTATTGTAAGGAATACTGGTGAGACTAATTTGACTAATGTTTTTGTTGAGGAGTTTTCCTATACTGGTTTGACTTATGATTCCTTTGTTGATAATGGTCTTTGGACTCATTCTTTCGTTAATGGTAAAAATGTTTGGACTTTGAATAGGAATTTGAGTGTTAATGAAGTAGTTAGCTTGTTTGTTATCTTTAATACTACTGTTAAAGGTAATTTCACTAACGTTGTAGTTGCTGGTTCTAACGAAACTGATAATAAGACTTCCAATAATACTACTACCGTTTTGGTTCCTGATTTCACTCTTGAAAAGGTTACATTAACTCCTGCTGTCAAGATTGGCGATCAGGTTAAATTTGAAATCATAGTCAAGAATACTGGTGAGGCGGAGTTAACTAATGTATTTGTTGAGGAATCCTCTTATACTGGTTTGACTTATGATTCCTTTGTTGATAATGGTCTTTGGAGTCATTCATTAATTAACGGTAAGAATGTTTGGACTTTGAATAGGAATTTGAGTGTTAATGAGGTTGTCAGTTTATTTGTTAACTTTAATACTACTGTTAAAGGTAATTTCACTAATGTCGTTGTCGGAGGATCCAACGAAACTGAAAACAAGACTACCAATAACACTACTACTGTTTTAGAGCCTGGTTTGGATGTTTCCAAGATTACAATAACTCCTGCTGTTAATATTGGTAATCAGGTTAAATTTGAAATCATAGTCAGGAATACTGGTGAGGCGGAGTTAACTAATGTATTTGTTGAGGAATCTTCCTATACTGGTTTGATTTATGATTCTTTTGTTGATAATGGTCTTTGGGCTCATTCATTAATTAACGGTAAGAATGTATGGATTTTAAATAAAAATTTGACGGTTAATGATGTTGTTAGCCTGTTTGTTAACTTTAATACTACTGTTAAAGGTAATTTCACTAATGTCGTTGTTGCTGGTTCTAATGAAACTGATAATAAGACTACTAATAATACTACTACTGTTTTGGTTCCTGATTTCACTGTTGAAAAGGTTACATTAACTCCTGCCGTTAAGATTGGTAATCAGGTTAAATTTGAAATCATAGTCAGGAATACTGGTGAGGCGGAGTTAACTAATGTATTTGTTGAGGAATCTTTCTATAATGGCTTAATATATGATTCTTTTGTTGATAATGGTCTTTGGAGTCATTCTGTTGTTAACGGTAAGAATGTTTGGACTTTGAATAGGAATTTGAGTGTTAATGGGGTTGTTAGCTTGTTTGTTAACTTTAATACTACTGTTAAAGGTAATTTCACTAATGTAGTTGTTGCAGGTTCTAACGAAACTGAAAACAAGACTACAAATAACACTACAACAGTTTTAACCCCTGATTTGGATGTTTCCAAGGTCACATTAACTCCTGCGGTTCAGGTAGGCAATCAGACTTCATTCGAAATTATCGTTAAAAATACTGGTAAGGTCGAATTAACTAATGTTTTCATTGAAGAAACTTCCTATAATGGTTTAACATATGATTCTTTTGTTGATAACGGTATTTGGACTCATTCATTAATTAACGGCAAGAACGTTTGGACTTTAAATATGGACTTGGATGTTAATGAAGTCGTTTTATTAATTGTTAAGTTTAATACCACTGCTGTAGGTAACTTTACCAATATAGTTACTG is drawn from Methanobrevibacter millerae and contains these coding sequences:
- a CDS encoding DUF11 domain-containing protein — protein: LTLKEVEFLSVCFNTTQAGNFTNVVVAGSNETDNKTANNTTTVLTPDLSVEKITITPVVKIGDQVTFEIIVRNTGETKLTNVFVEETSYNGLIYDSFVDNGLWNHSLINGKNVWKLNNELGLKGVVGLFVKFNTTVKGNFTNVVVAGSDETDNKTSNNTTTVLEPGLDVSKITLTPAVNIGNKVSFEIIVRNTGETNLTNVFVEEFSYTGLTYDSFVDNGLWTHSFVNGKNVWTLNRNLSVNEVVSLFVIFNTTVKGNFTNVVVAGSNETDNKTSNNTTTVLVPDFTLEKVTLTPAVKIGDQVKFEIIVKNTGEAELTNVFVEESSYTGLTYDSFVDNGLWSHSLINGKNVWTLNRNLSVNEVVSLFVNFNTTVKGNFTNVVVGGSNETENKTTNNTTTVLEPGLDVSKITITPAVNIGNQVKFEIIVRNTGEAELTNVFVEESSYTGLIYDSFVDNGLWAHSLINGKNVWILNKNLTVNDVVSLFVNFNTTVKGNFTNVVVAGSNETDNKTTNNTTTVLVPDFTVEKVTLTPAVKIGNQVKFEIIVRNTGEAELTNVFVEESFYNGLIYDSFVDNGLWSHSVVNGKNVWTLNRNLSVNGVVSLFVNFNTTVKGNFTNVVVAGSNETENKTTNNTTTVLTPDLDVSKVTLTPAVQVGNQTSFEIIVKNTGKVELTNVFIEETSYNGLTYDSFVDNGIWTHSLINGKNVWTLNMDLDVNEVVLLIVKFNTTAVGNFTNIVTVGSTETENKTANNNTTVYNDTVPVVPKNPGIDIEKIALKDIVILGSQARFEIVVRNTGDTILNDVVVSEDSFDGLIYDSFVDYNGLWIKNNDLSWTLNAPLYVGETFTLYVLFNTTAAGEFTNVVTVDTNETENKTTNDTVKVVKPDFSVEKVALEDVVIVGNQVTFEIVVRNTGEVALTDVVVEESSYTGLVYDSFVDYNGLWIKNNDLSWTLNAPLYVGEIATFYAVFNTTATGQFMNVVTVDTNETGNKSANDTVNVVKPD